Proteins from a single region of Chengkuizengella sediminis:
- a CDS encoding site-2 protease family protein has translation MIFFDLDELPFVLLAFLFAITIHGFTQAFTSNKFNDLTAKKKGRVTLNPQTHLDSLGMLLFLFAGFGWGKPVPVNRHHFKKPKLMGVITSLVGPLSNLCFVLIGFLFWYLLFMDSIHVWFSPEVFNALNTFLEWFIRINLLLLVFNFIPLPPLDGYRILEDIAPNHVRAKMTTFEPYSIYIFLLLAFIPPLRMVTIQPILDLQFVIYHVLDRFFAAIF, from the coding sequence TTGATTTTTTTTGATTTAGATGAACTGCCATTTGTTTTATTAGCATTTTTATTTGCTATTACCATACATGGATTTACACAGGCCTTTACATCGAATAAGTTTAATGACCTAACTGCTAAAAAAAAGGGAAGAGTTACTCTTAATCCACAGACTCACCTTGATTCTTTAGGGATGCTTCTATTTCTTTTTGCTGGTTTTGGTTGGGGTAAACCTGTTCCAGTAAATAGACATCATTTTAAAAAACCGAAACTCATGGGGGTAATCACATCTCTCGTTGGACCACTCAGTAATTTGTGTTTTGTCTTGATTGGTTTTTTATTTTGGTATTTATTATTTATGGATTCGATTCATGTATGGTTTTCACCTGAAGTTTTTAATGCCTTAAATACCTTTTTAGAATGGTTTATACGAATTAATCTCTTGTTACTTGTATTTAATTTCATCCCTCTTCCACCATTGGATGGTTATAGGATATTAGAGGACATAGCTCCAAATCATGTTCGAGCAAAAATGACAACTTTTGAACCATACTCTATTTACATCTTTTTATTACTAGCTTTTATTCCGCCACTTAGAATGGTGACTATCCAACCCATATTGGACTTGCAATTTGTTATATATCATGTACTAGATCGTTTTTTTGCTGCCATTTTTTAA
- a CDS encoding GNAT family N-acetyltransferase, with protein sequence MEIKRISKEQTWGLRHIVMWPNKEFDYIKLDQDDLGIHFGLFQKGHLITVVSLFIEKNTAQFRKFATLQSEQGKGYGGMLLHHVIEEAKKMGLTKIWCNARENKTSFYEKFGLKKSKQTFQKSGINYIIMERVLN encoded by the coding sequence ATGGAAATCAAACGAATCAGCAAAGAACAAACTTGGGGTTTGAGACATATAGTCATGTGGCCCAATAAAGAATTCGATTACATAAAATTAGATCAAGATGACTTAGGAATTCATTTTGGACTATTTCAAAAGGGTCATCTTATAACCGTAGTATCTCTTTTCATTGAAAAAAATACTGCTCAATTTAGAAAATTTGCTACACTTCAGAGTGAGCAAGGTAAAGGGTATGGTGGCATGTTGTTACATCATGTTATTGAGGAAGCAAAAAAAATGGGTCTTACAAAGATATGGTGTAATGCGAGGGAAAACAAAACAAGTTTTTATGAGAAATTTGGACTTAAGAAATCCAAACAAACGTTTCAAAAGAGTGGAATAAATTATATTATTATGGAAAGAGTATTGAATTAG
- the deoC gene encoding deoxyribose-phosphate aldolase, with the protein MSKPIDVSQLPKYIDHTLLKADATKAQIAKLCEEAKTYQFFSVCVNSYWVPTCRELLEGSEVKIAAVAGFPLGANSSKTKAFEAANCVENGAKEIDMVLAVGSMLDGDTDTVFKDIQAVTKAVENKAIVKVILETGFLNNDQIKEACQLSEQAGAHFVKTSTGFGPGGATVDHVRLMRATVSDKMEVKASGGIRDLTTALQMIEAGATRLGASSGVSIMKGTSGTSTY; encoded by the coding sequence ATGAGTAAACCTATTGATGTATCACAATTACCAAAATATATTGATCATACATTATTAAAAGCAGATGCAACGAAAGCGCAAATTGCAAAGTTATGTGAGGAAGCGAAAACCTATCAGTTTTTCAGTGTATGTGTAAATAGTTACTGGGTTCCAACCTGTAGAGAACTATTAGAGGGATCAGAAGTGAAAATAGCAGCAGTCGCTGGGTTTCCTTTAGGAGCTAATTCTAGTAAAACCAAAGCTTTTGAAGCGGCTAACTGTGTAGAAAATGGGGCTAAGGAAATTGATATGGTACTTGCAGTTGGTTCTATGTTAGATGGAGACACTGATACCGTATTTAAAGATATTCAAGCAGTAACAAAGGCGGTTGAAAATAAAGCGATCGTGAAAGTGATATTAGAAACAGGTTTTCTAAATAATGATCAGATCAAGGAAGCGTGCCAATTATCTGAGCAGGCTGGAGCACATTTTGTAAAAACCTCAACTGGTTTTGGACCAGGAGGAGCAACTGTGGATCATGTACGATTAATGAGAGCAACAGTTTCTGATAAAATGGAAGTGAAAGCTTCTGGTGGAATTCGTGACTTAACGACAGCATTACAAATGATCGAAGCAGGTGCCACTCGTTTAGGTGCTAGCTCAGGTGTATCGATTATGAAAGGAACATCTGGTACGAGTACTTATTAA
- the prmA gene encoding 50S ribosomal protein L11 methyltransferase: protein MNWYEICIYTTEEASEQISNYFHENGAGGVSIEESGSLNKERDTSLGQWYEKPLNDFPEGDAEIKAYFPEEVDMDELLMGIERFVKNLIELNINVGKADVKSQVVNEEDWANAWKQYFKPVRITEKITIKPTWENYDADENECVVELDPGMAFGTGTHATTSLCLKALEKAQVEGKNVIDVGTGSGILSIAAMKLGANQVLALDLDPVAVSSAKENVRINQLEQKITVQQSDLLQVFQKNQNNTDQPKTQIVVANILAEIILTFIDDVYHVLEHNGLYIASGIIKQKEKDVIQALEEAHFEILEKLEQEDWVAIIAKKR, encoded by the coding sequence ATGAATTGGTACGAAATATGTATTTATACAACTGAGGAAGCTAGTGAGCAAATATCAAATTATTTTCATGAAAACGGAGCTGGTGGAGTTTCAATAGAAGAATCAGGGTCTTTGAATAAAGAAAGAGATACTTCTTTAGGTCAGTGGTATGAAAAACCTTTAAATGATTTCCCAGAAGGAGATGCAGAAATAAAAGCCTATTTTCCAGAAGAAGTTGATATGGATGAACTTCTGATGGGCATAGAACGTTTTGTTAAAAACTTAATCGAATTAAATATTAACGTAGGAAAAGCGGATGTGAAATCACAAGTAGTAAACGAAGAAGATTGGGCAAATGCTTGGAAACAATATTTTAAACCTGTTCGTATTACGGAAAAGATTACGATTAAACCTACCTGGGAAAATTATGATGCAGATGAAAATGAGTGTGTGGTTGAGCTTGATCCAGGGATGGCTTTTGGTACAGGAACTCATGCAACTACATCCTTATGTTTGAAAGCATTAGAAAAAGCACAAGTAGAAGGCAAAAACGTCATAGATGTCGGGACAGGTTCTGGTATATTATCCATAGCAGCTATGAAATTGGGAGCGAATCAAGTGTTAGCTTTGGATTTAGATCCAGTTGCAGTTTCAAGTGCAAAGGAAAATGTACGTATCAATCAATTAGAACAAAAAATTACTGTGCAACAAAGTGATTTGTTACAAGTCTTTCAAAAAAATCAAAATAACACTGATCAACCAAAGACACAGATTGTTGTAGCAAATATTTTAGCAGAAATTATATTAACGTTTATTGATGATGTATACCATGTTTTGGAACATAATGGATTATACATTGCTTCAGGAATTATAAAACAAAAAGAAAAAGATGTAATACAGGCATTAGAAGAAGCCCATTTTGAAATTTTGGAAAAACTTGAGCAGGAAGATTGGGTTGCTATCATTGCAAAAAAAAGATAG
- a CDS encoding MmcQ/YjbR family DNA-binding protein, with the protein MRYEDLKTYCLKKQGAVEDYPFGPEPLVIKVSNKMFALISDGQEHPSISLKCDPFLAEILREKYKAVTGGYHLNKRHWNTVLMDGSIPDEEILEMVDQSYQLVFNSLKKADKQIVLNS; encoded by the coding sequence ATGAGATATGAAGATTTGAAGACATATTGTTTAAAGAAACAAGGAGCTGTGGAAGATTATCCTTTTGGACCAGAACCATTAGTGATCAAGGTAAGCAATAAAATGTTTGCATTGATTTCAGATGGTCAAGAGCATCCTTCCATTAGTCTTAAGTGTGATCCATTTTTAGCAGAAATTTTACGTGAAAAGTATAAAGCAGTTACAGGAGGTTATCATCTAAATAAGAGACATTGGAATACGGTTTTAATGGATGGTAGTATTCCAGATGAAGAGATATTAGAGATGGTCGATCAGTCATATCAGCTAGTATTTAATAGTTTAAAAAAAGCAGATAAACAAATAGTATTGAATTCTTAA
- a CDS encoding carbon starvation protein A: protein MSGIWIAVFGILMFTVGYRYYSKFVAERIYRLDPNYETPAHKFQDGVDFVPTNKFVLWGHHFTSVAGAAPIVGPAIAVYWGWLPALIWVTFGTVFAAGVHDFGALVLSVRNKGQSVGTIASKLIGKRAKTLFLFIILILVLMVNAVFAWVISRLFISYPASVLPVFLEIPLAVWIGYKVYKKKGSMLLPSIIALAVMYITAVIASNVPALQIDLVSYFGGEESQTLFGLNGLSMAFFIWIIVLMVYAYISSTLPVWKLLQPRDYINSHQLVVGLAILYLGLLFLNPTVTAPMTNGKAEVSWFPLLFITIACGAISGFHGLVSSGTSSKQLNKETDARFVGYFGAVGEGTLALIAIIAVVTFFASPGDFTATYSSFQNASAGGLGAFIGGAGQLATGLFIPEGIASTIVAVIVVSFAATTLDTSVRLMRYIIAELGSEYKVSALTRTHVATSIAVISSAALVLLPEGPKGFGSGGYLLWPLFGTSNQLLAGITLLLISIWLKNQNRNYLVTLVPMIFLLFMTLWAMIQQVVFDWSGLGETEGNMLLFIFGSLILGFTLWILLEAISALSTKNKFSDIDYKA, encoded by the coding sequence ATGAGTGGAATTTGGATAGCTGTTTTTGGAATTCTGATGTTCACAGTAGGTTATCGTTACTATTCCAAATTTGTAGCAGAAAGGATTTATCGATTAGACCCAAATTATGAAACACCAGCACATAAGTTTCAAGACGGAGTAGATTTTGTTCCAACGAATAAATTTGTACTATGGGGTCATCACTTTACCTCTGTGGCTGGTGCGGCTCCGATTGTAGGACCAGCAATTGCAGTGTACTGGGGTTGGTTGCCTGCTTTAATATGGGTAACTTTTGGTACTGTTTTTGCAGCTGGAGTTCATGATTTTGGTGCGTTAGTATTGTCCGTTCGTAATAAAGGGCAATCGGTCGGTACGATTGCTAGTAAATTAATAGGCAAGCGTGCGAAAACATTATTTTTGTTCATTATTTTAATTCTAGTGTTAATGGTTAATGCGGTATTTGCATGGGTCATTTCTAGATTATTCATTTCATATCCGGCCTCAGTTCTTCCCGTATTTCTTGAAATCCCACTAGCAGTATGGATTGGTTATAAAGTTTATAAGAAAAAAGGCAGCATGTTATTACCTTCCATTATTGCTTTAGCCGTAATGTATATAACTGCAGTGATTGCAAGTAATGTACCCGCTTTACAAATTGATCTTGTTAGTTACTTTGGAGGAGAAGAAAGTCAGACTTTGTTTGGATTAAATGGATTATCCATGGCATTTTTTATTTGGATTATCGTACTTATGGTTTATGCTTATATTTCATCTACTCTTCCAGTTTGGAAGTTATTACAACCACGTGATTACATCAATTCTCATCAGTTAGTGGTTGGTTTAGCTATATTGTACTTAGGTTTGTTATTTTTAAATCCGACTGTGACAGCACCGATGACGAATGGTAAAGCTGAAGTTTCCTGGTTCCCTCTTTTATTTATTACTATCGCATGTGGAGCCATATCTGGTTTCCATGGTCTTGTTTCCTCGGGGACTTCATCAAAACAACTCAACAAGGAAACAGATGCTCGTTTCGTTGGATATTTTGGGGCAGTAGGAGAAGGTACATTAGCTTTAATTGCAATTATTGCAGTAGTTACATTCTTTGCAAGCCCTGGTGATTTCACTGCAACATATAGCAGCTTTCAAAATGCAAGTGCAGGTGGACTAGGTGCATTTATAGGTGGTGCAGGTCAACTTGCTACAGGTTTATTTATTCCTGAAGGTATTGCTTCAACAATTGTAGCTGTAATTGTGGTTAGTTTTGCAGCTACAACGCTAGATACTTCAGTACGTTTAATGCGTTATATTATTGCTGAATTAGGTAGTGAATATAAAGTATCGGCATTAACAAGAACTCATGTAGCAACATCCATCGCTGTTATCTCAAGCGCAGCTCTAGTTTTACTCCCAGAAGGACCTAAAGGTTTTGGTTCAGGTGGTTACTTATTATGGCCTCTATTTGGCACATCAAATCAGTTACTAGCAGGTATAACTTTATTACTTATATCGATTTGGTTGAAAAATCAAAATAGAAATTATCTAGTTACATTAGTTCCAATGATATTTTTATTATTTATGACTTTGTGGGCAATGATTCAGCAAGTTGTATTTGATTGGTCAGGGCTTGGAGAAACAGAAGGAAATATGTTGCTCTTTATTTTTGGCTCTCTCATATTAGGATTTACACTATGGATATTATTAGAGGCAATTTCAGCTCTTTCTACAAAAAACAAATTTTCAGATATAGATTATAAAGCATAA
- a CDS encoding 16S rRNA (uracil(1498)-N(3))-methyltransferase, with protein MQRYFISKNQFVENKVHIVDEDAFHLIKVMRAKIEDQFIVSDGETRDVLVEIEEMTKSKVIASIIKELDRTNEPIINVWIAQSLPKGDKMDTIIQKNTEIGAVQFIPFISKRTIVQYDQKKTKKRMERWNKIAKEAAEQAHRNIVPQIKEISTWKELLKTIPEVDASFVFYENEDQIYLKDIINSKKTDHDTTPTFLMVIGPEGGFTEKEILLLEEAGCHIVSLGKRILRTETAAMVGLTCLLYEYGEIGGS; from the coding sequence ATGCAGCGATATTTTATTTCAAAAAATCAATTTGTTGAAAATAAAGTTCACATTGTAGATGAAGATGCGTTTCATCTTATCAAAGTAATGCGAGCAAAAATTGAAGACCAATTTATCGTTAGCGATGGAGAGACACGTGACGTTTTGGTTGAAATAGAAGAGATGACAAAAAGTAAGGTCATAGCTTCGATAATAAAAGAATTAGATCGGACCAACGAACCGATTATAAATGTTTGGATTGCTCAAAGTTTACCTAAAGGTGATAAAATGGATACCATCATTCAAAAGAATACAGAAATTGGTGCAGTACAATTTATTCCTTTTATTTCGAAGCGAACGATCGTACAGTATGATCAGAAAAAAACGAAAAAACGAATGGAACGTTGGAATAAAATTGCAAAGGAAGCTGCTGAACAGGCTCATAGAAACATAGTTCCCCAGATTAAAGAAATTAGTACTTGGAAGGAACTTCTAAAAACTATTCCTGAAGTTGATGCAAGTTTTGTTTTTTATGAAAATGAAGATCAAATCTACTTAAAGGATATAATAAATAGTAAGAAAACTGATCATGATACAACTCCAACCTTTTTAATGGTAATAGGACCAGAGGGTGGATTTACTGAAAAAGAAATTTTACTGCTAGAAGAAGCAGGATGTCATATCGTGAGTTTAGGAAAAAGAATATTAAGAACAGAAACAGCAGCCATGGTAGGGCTGACGTGTTTGTTATATGAATACGGTGAGATAGGAGGATCTTAA
- the mtaB gene encoding tRNA (N(6)-L-threonylcarbamoyladenosine(37)-C(2))-methylthiotransferase MtaB, producing the protein MKKVAFHTLGCKVNFYDTEAIWQLFKNEGYGQVDFDDTNETADVYVINTCSVTNTGDKKSRQMIRRAIRRNPEAIIAVTGCYAQTASKEILEIDGVDLVIGTQDREKIMDYVKQIQKERQPINAVRNIMKTRNFEELDVPDFSDRTRAFLKIQEGCNNFCTFCIIPWTRGLSRSRDPEDVIKQARKLVNSGYQEIVLTGIHTGGYGDDLDNYKLADLLWDLDKVEGLKRIRISSIEASQITDEVIEVLKTSDKMCRHLHIPLQAGDNDVLKAMRRKYTIEEFGEKINKIHEIMPDVAITTDIIVGFPGEDEEKFNNSYKFIEKCKFSELHVFPYSKRTGTPAAKMDQQVDMEEKNRRVHELIDLSEKMQFEYAKKFESQVIEVIPETAKNNEDTQVITGHSDNYLQVIMEGTDDLIGKVCKVKITEAGVNECQGKIVRVLEPSNVNVV; encoded by the coding sequence ATGAAAAAAGTTGCGTTTCACACATTAGGGTGCAAAGTGAATTTTTATGATACAGAAGCGATATGGCAGCTTTTTAAAAATGAAGGATACGGACAAGTAGACTTTGACGATACAAATGAAACAGCGGATGTTTATGTGATAAATACATGTTCTGTAACAAATACAGGCGATAAAAAAAGCAGACAAATGATTCGTAGAGCAATTCGTAGAAACCCAGAGGCAATTATAGCCGTCACAGGTTGTTATGCTCAAACGGCATCAAAAGAAATCTTAGAGATCGATGGTGTTGATCTTGTCATAGGTACACAAGATAGAGAGAAAATAATGGATTATGTCAAACAAATCCAAAAGGAAAGACAACCGATTAATGCTGTAAGAAATATTATGAAAACTCGTAACTTTGAAGAATTAGATGTACCAGATTTTTCTGATCGTACTAGAGCATTTTTGAAAATACAAGAAGGCTGCAACAATTTTTGCACATTTTGTATTATTCCTTGGACACGTGGATTAAGTCGCAGTCGAGATCCTGAGGATGTGATCAAACAAGCAAGAAAGTTAGTAAACTCTGGTTATCAAGAGATTGTTTTAACAGGGATTCATACGGGTGGATACGGTGATGACTTAGACAACTATAAATTAGCTGATTTATTATGGGATTTGGATAAAGTAGAAGGTTTGAAACGTATTCGAATTAGTTCCATAGAAGCAAGTCAGATTACAGATGAAGTGATTGAGGTATTAAAAACATCAGATAAAATGTGCCGTCATCTGCACATCCCATTGCAGGCCGGGGATAATGATGTTCTTAAAGCGATGCGTAGAAAATATACCATTGAAGAGTTTGGGGAAAAGATAAATAAAATTCATGAAATTATGCCAGACGTTGCAATTACGACAGACATCATCGTAGGGTTTCCAGGGGAAGACGAAGAAAAGTTTAATAACAGCTATAAGTTCATAGAAAAGTGTAAATTTTCTGAGCTGCATGTATTCCCTTATTCTAAACGTACAGGTACTCCCGCGGCGAAGATGGATCAGCAAGTGGATATGGAGGAGAAAAATCGTCGTGTTCATGAATTGATTGATCTATCAGAAAAAATGCAATTTGAATATGCAAAAAAATTCGAGAGTCAAGTAATTGAAGTAATTCCAGAGACAGCAAAAAATAATGAAGATACTCAAGTCATTACTGGGCATTCAGATAACTATTTACAGGTTATAATGGAGGGTACTGATGATTTAATAGGAAAAGTGTGTAAAGTGAAAATTACCGAAGCTGGAGTGAATGAATGTCAAGGTAAAATCGTAAGAGTTTTAGAGCCTTCGAATGTGAATGTTGTATAA
- a CDS encoding YfhD family protein — protein sequence MNQKKPEKKLPIARNEDVEFSESLADEDDLKAQERAKEADQRQINK from the coding sequence ATGAATCAAAAAAAGCCAGAGAAAAAGTTACCTATTGCCAGAAATGAAGATGTGGAATTTTCAGAATCATTAGCAGATGAAGATGATTTGAAAGCTCAAGAAAGAGCAAAGGAAGCTGATCAAAGACAAATTAATAAATAG
- a CDS encoding NUDIX hydrolase, giving the protein MNMKTEVSAGGVVYKYDNGKLLIQMIQDRFGITTLAKGKMEQGETIEQTALREIEEETGMKGTIKESVPLKIVNYQYDSPQLGIVDKEVHYFLIEAKEGILQAQVEEISDVEWLTPEEAWHKQLHNGYDNNNDVLQKGLIKLGYEVQRNE; this is encoded by the coding sequence ATGAATATGAAAACAGAAGTTTCAGCCGGTGGTGTTGTATATAAATATGACAATGGTAAATTACTCATACAAATGATACAGGATCGCTTTGGAATAACGACTTTAGCTAAAGGTAAGATGGAGCAGGGGGAAACGATAGAACAAACTGCTCTTAGAGAGATTGAAGAAGAAACAGGTATGAAGGGTACAATCAAGGAATCAGTTCCTCTGAAGATTGTTAATTATCAATATGATTCACCTCAATTAGGCATTGTGGATAAGGAAGTTCACTATTTTTTAATTGAAGCCAAAGAGGGAATTTTACAAGCTCAGGTAGAGGAAATATCTGATGTAGAATGGTTGACTCCAGAAGAAGCTTGGCACAAACAATTACATAATGGGTATGATAACAATAATGATGTTTTACAAAAGGGATTAATAAAATTAGGATATGAGGTGCAAAGGAATGAGTAA
- the dnaJ gene encoding molecular chaperone DnaJ: MSKRDYYEVLGLGKDVSGDEIKKAYRKLARQYHPDVNKSSDAEEKFKEVKEAYDVLSDDQKRATYDQFGHVDPNQGMGGAGGADFGGFGDIFDMFFGGGGGQRRNPNAPQRGADLQYTMTIEFKEAVFGKETEIKIPRTETCDRCSGSGAKPGTKKETCSTCNGSGQQEVVQNTAFGRIVNRRVCTTCNGQGTTIKDKCGKCHGSGQVKNQRKINVKIPAGVDEGSQIRISGEGEAGKKGGPSGDLYIVLRVKSHEFFERDGDDIYCEIPLTFAQAALGDEIEIPTLTEKVKLKIPAGTQTGTYFRLKGKGVQRVRGYGQGDQHVKVVVVTPSKLSEDQKKLLRDFSALNGEHTHEKHQSIFERMKKAILGD, encoded by the coding sequence TATGAAGTTCTCGGTTTAGGCAAAGATGTTTCAGGCGATGAAATCAAAAAAGCTTATCGCAAGTTAGCTCGTCAATATCATCCGGATGTAAATAAATCTTCTGATGCTGAAGAGAAATTTAAAGAGGTTAAAGAAGCATATGATGTATTAAGTGATGATCAAAAAAGAGCGACCTATGATCAGTTTGGTCATGTGGACCCCAACCAAGGAATGGGCGGAGCAGGTGGTGCTGACTTTGGTGGTTTCGGTGATATCTTCGATATGTTTTTTGGTGGTGGCGGCGGACAAAGACGTAATCCAAATGCACCACAAAGAGGTGCAGATTTACAATATACGATGACGATTGAATTTAAAGAAGCGGTTTTTGGGAAGGAAACGGAAATTAAAATTCCTCGTACAGAAACATGTGATCGTTGTTCAGGTTCCGGGGCTAAACCAGGTACTAAAAAGGAAACTTGTTCTACATGTAATGGATCAGGTCAACAGGAGGTTGTTCAGAATACTGCATTTGGACGTATCGTAAATCGTCGAGTATGTACTACATGTAATGGTCAAGGTACGACCATTAAAGATAAATGTGGTAAATGTCATGGTTCAGGACAAGTGAAAAATCAAAGAAAAATCAATGTGAAAATTCCTGCTGGAGTAGATGAAGGATCACAAATTAGAATCTCAGGTGAAGGTGAAGCAGGGAAAAAAGGTGGACCTTCAGGTGATTTATATATCGTTTTACGTGTTAAATCTCATGAGTTTTTTGAAAGAGATGGCGATGATATATATTGTGAAATACCACTTACCTTTGCACAAGCGGCTTTAGGTGATGAAATTGAAATCCCCACTCTAACTGAAAAAGTGAAATTGAAAATCCCTGCAGGAACACAGACAGGTACCTATTTTCGTTTGAAAGGAAAAGGTGTGCAGCGTGTTAGAGGATACGGACAAGGTGATCAACATGTAAAAGTGGTTGTTGTAACGCCTTCCAAATTATCCGAAGACCAAAAGAAATTATTACGAGACTTTTCAGCGTTAAATGGAGAGCATACTCATGAAAAACACCAGTCCATTTTTGAAAGAATGAAAAAAGCAATTTTAGGTGACTGA